One Miscanthus floridulus cultivar M001 chromosome 11, ASM1932011v1, whole genome shotgun sequence DNA window includes the following coding sequences:
- the LOC136494226 gene encoding uncharacterized protein — protein sequence MSYGHASRHRGGGMPATTVLAAKVALASAALAAAAALARLAVPRLVSVAGAVLPRAWAVARLWLVPPYLFVTVHLIILVIWKLSDHRHFQQAAQHKDPWPVAQPQHTALAALHGHAAEVAAAPAVKAKEDFGSPAGYSEPLEAEFSPDSGGGESCVTTESDEDASSSPSPSSYVADVRRSLAPAQEHAVLLEREPSLPSQAVDADGDDDLDATWNAIMQKTRPAATPPAQHQQPPQQLPPPPRARDPSVGAEEMNRRFDDFIKKNRNSFGRQ from the coding sequence ATGTCATACGGCCACGCCTCGCGGCACCGCGGCGGGGGCATGCCCGCCACGACGGTGCTCGCGGCGAAGGTGGCCCTGGCCTCCGCGGCgctggccgcggccgcggccctgGCGCGCCTCGCCGTCCCGCGCCTCGTGTCCGTGGCCGGCGCCGTGCTCCCGCGCGCCTGGGCCGTCGCGCGCCTCTGGCTCGTCCCACCCTACCTCTTCGTCACCGTGCACCTCATCATCCTCGTCATCTGGAAGCTCTCCGACCACAGGCACTTCCAGCAGGCCGCCCAGCACAAGGATCCCTGGCCGGTCGCGCAGCCGCAGCACACGGCGCTGGCCGCTCTCCACGGCCACGCCGCGGAGGTGGCTGCAGCACCGGCCGTCAAGGCCAAGGAGGACTTCGGCTCCCCGGCAGGGTACAGCGAGCCCCTGGAGGCCGAGTTCTCCCCGGACTCCGGCGGCGGCGAGTCCTGCGTCACCACGGAGTCCGACGAGGACGCCTCTTCTTCGCCTTCCCCGTCGTCATACGTCGCGGACGTGCGGCGTAGCCTGGCGCCGGCGCAGGAGCACGCCGTCCTCCTGGAGCGGGAGCCCTCGCTGCCGTCGCAGGCCGTGGACGCCGACGGCGACGACGATCTGGACGCCACGTGGAACGCCATCATGCAGAAGACGCGCCCCGCTGCTACCCCTCCCGCGCAGCATCAGCAACCGCCGCAGCAGCTGCCTCCGCCGCCGAGGGCCCGTGACCCGTCGGTCGGCGCGGAGGAGATGAACCGCCGGTTCGACGACTTCATCAAGAAGAACCGCAACTCCTTCGGCCGGCAATAG
- the LOC136494228 gene encoding dihydroorotate dehydrogenase (quinone), mitochondrial-like — translation MSSSAAALAWRRTLHDALLRGSACRGAAPARYASTASASGAAAEAAAVAAPKKVPPPPRKGRFLTGAMIALAIGGGAYVSTADEGKFCGWLFKSTELVNPLFALLDAEFAHSLAVKAAAHGFVPREKRPDPPVLGLEVWGRKFANPIGLAAGFDKNAEAVEGLLGMGFGFVEVGSVTPLPQEGNPKPRIFRLKEHGAVINRCGFNSEGIVVVAKRLGAQHGKRKMEETSSSAPPATSDIKQGGKAGPGILGVNLGKNKTSEDAAADYVQGVHTLSQYADYLVINISSPNTPGLRKLQGRKQLKDLVKKAQAARDEMQWAEDGPPPLLVKIAPDLSKQDLEDIAAVALALRLDGLIISNTTVSRPPPADKDPLAQETGGLSGKPLFDLSTNILREMYMLTRGKIPLIGCGGVSSGEDAYKKIRSGATLVQLYTALAYGGPALIPRMKAELAECLERDGFKSVQEAVGADFR, via the exons ATGTCGTCTTCCGCTGCGGCGCTCGCGTGGCGCCGCACCCTCCACGACGCCCTCCTGCGCGGCTCCGCGTGCCGCGGCGCGGCGCCCGCGCGGTACGCCAGCACGGCCTCCGCGTCcggcgcggcggcggaggccgCAGCCGTAGCCGCGCCGAAGAAGGTGCCCCCGCCACCCCGCAAG GGAAGGTTTTTAACTGGGGCCATGATAGCGTTGGCCATTGGTGGAGGTGCTTATGTGAGTACCGCAGATGAAGGAAAGTTTTG TGGCTGGTTATTCAAGTCGACAGAACTCGTGAACCCACTATTTGCACTGCTGGATGCAGAGTTTGCTCATAGTTTAGCTGTTAAAGCTGCTGCCCATGGATTTGTTCCAAGAGAAAAGAGACCTGATCCACCAGTTCTTGGGCTAGAGGTTTGGGGAAGGAAGTTTGCAAACCCAATTGGCCTTGCTGCTGGCTTTGATAAAAATGCTGAGGCAGTTGAAGGTCTCTTAGGCATGGGATTTGGCTTTGTGGAAGTTGGCTCTGTGACACCTCTTCCTCAAGAGGGAAATCCCAAGCCTCGAATTTTCAGATTAAAGGAGCATGG TGCTGTAATCAACCGATGCGGATTCAACAGTGAAGGAATTGTAGTTGTTGCTAAGCGTCTTGGGGCACAACATGGTAAGCGGAAGATGGAAGAAACTTCAAGCTCCGCGCCTCCCGCAACCAGCGACATAAAGCAAGGAGGAAAAGCAGGACCTGGAATCTTGGGAGTCAATCTTGGCAAGAACAAGACTAGTGAAGATGCTGCTGCTGACTATGTGCAAGGGGTTCATACATTGTCACAATATGCTGATTACTTG GTCATAAATATTTCTTCCCCAAATACTCCTGGTCTTCGCAAATTACAAGGTAGAAAACAACTGAAAGATCTTGTGAAGAAG GCGCAAGCTGCACGAGATGAGATGCAGTGGGCTGAAGATGGACCTCCACCATTGCTTGTGAAGATTGCACCAGACTTGTCTAAGCAGGATCTTGAGGATATTGCTGCG GTTGCTCTTGCTCTTAGGTTGGATGGCCTG ATTATATCAAACACCACTGTTTCCAGACCACCACCTGCAGATAAAGATCCATTGGCTCAGGAAACTGGTGGGTTAAGTGGGAAACCTTTGTTTGACTTATCTACTAACATTCTCAGGGAGATGTATATGCTTACACGG GGCAAGATTCCCCTCATAGGCTGTGGTGGTGTGAGCAG TGGTGAGGATGCATACAAGAAGATCCGGTCTGGAGCTACACTTGTTCAACTTTATACTGCTCTTGCATATGGTGGTCCAGCTCTTATACCCAGAATGAAG GCTGAGCTAGCAGAATGTTTGGAAAGAGATGGTTTCAAATCTGTTCAGGAAGCAGTCGGTGCTGATTTCAGATGA